A genomic window from Micromonospora sp. WMMA1947 includes:
- a CDS encoding MEDS domain-containing protein, whose amino-acid sequence MTSGSVTYPGYTHGCLAYDDPATLRALAVEQVSAGLAAGEQVWVVCPEDRATVAGWLASVPGVDAARRRDALRLVPVGEAYRHDEIVDPGRQVRAYVRATTEALTAGHTGLRVLAEATSLVRTTAQRDAFARYEHRIDHWMRHRPMSAICAYDRRQLDDAAIAELACLHPETNADVLFRLHAGGDDSVVALAGELDPSNHRDFAAALERADPRPVAGRVVFDAAGLRFVDHRSLLHLRDHARRHGAVAVLRTPSRVPARLVDLLGLSEVRVEVVG is encoded by the coding sequence GTGACCAGCGGGAGCGTGACGTACCCGGGCTACACCCATGGCTGCCTCGCCTACGACGACCCGGCCACGCTGCGCGCGCTGGCGGTCGAGCAGGTCAGCGCCGGTCTCGCCGCCGGTGAGCAGGTCTGGGTGGTTTGTCCGGAGGATCGCGCCACCGTCGCCGGCTGGCTGGCCTCGGTTCCCGGGGTCGACGCCGCGCGCCGGCGGGACGCGCTCCGGCTTGTTCCCGTCGGCGAGGCGTACCGGCACGACGAGATCGTCGACCCCGGCCGGCAGGTCCGGGCGTACGTGCGGGCCACCACCGAGGCGCTGACCGCCGGGCACACCGGCCTGCGGGTGCTGGCCGAGGCGACGAGCCTGGTCCGCACCACCGCCCAGCGGGACGCGTTCGCCCGCTACGAGCACCGGATCGACCACTGGATGCGGCACCGGCCGATGTCGGCGATCTGCGCCTACGACCGCCGGCAGCTGGACGACGCGGCGATCGCCGAGCTGGCCTGCCTGCACCCGGAGACCAACGCGGACGTGCTGTTCCGGCTGCACGCCGGCGGCGACGACTCGGTGGTGGCGCTGGCCGGCGAGCTGGACCCGTCCAACCACCGGGACTTCGCCGCCGCGCTGGAACGGGCCGACCCGCGGCCGGTGGCGGGCCGGGTCGTGTTCGATGCCGCCGGGCTGCGTTTCGTCGACCACCGCAGCCTGCTGCACCTGCGCGACCACGCCCGCCGGCACGGCGCCGTCGCGGTGCTGCGCACCCCGAGCCGGGTCCCGGCCCGGCTGGTCGACCTGCTCGGCCTGTCCGAGGTACGGGTGGAGGTCGTCGGATGA
- a CDS encoding anti-sigma factor RsbA family regulatory protein, which translates to MRSGAASGHVGYFHEAFVYDSDEEFLAVALPFLMDGVAAGEPTAVNLDERNTELVRRALPPGADVTFLPVGDVYARPSVALRAYRELLASYVAAGAAQIRMVGALPPVLLGATWDWWARYESAINHAYDDFPLWGICAYDRRGTPAHVLADVARTHPLVARPDGGHEPAGLYTEPTSYLTEYRPAPTDPVQRTAPLVELVDPTPARARAEVRAADRGLLPPDGLDGLVIAVSEVVSNALRHGEPPVRLRLWRAPDRIVVTVHDRGTGPKDPYAGLLPAGDGSDGGLGLWISHQSCDHVTYHRDAGGFTIRLTAGNPHFPV; encoded by the coding sequence ATGAGGAGCGGCGCGGCCTCCGGCCACGTGGGCTACTTCCACGAGGCGTTCGTCTACGACTCCGACGAGGAGTTCCTGGCGGTGGCGCTGCCGTTCCTGATGGACGGGGTCGCGGCCGGCGAGCCGACGGCGGTGAACCTGGACGAGCGCAACACCGAACTGGTGCGCCGGGCGCTGCCGCCGGGTGCCGATGTGACGTTCCTGCCGGTCGGCGACGTCTACGCCCGGCCCAGCGTCGCCCTGCGCGCCTACCGCGAGCTGCTGGCCTCGTACGTGGCGGCGGGCGCGGCGCAGATCCGGATGGTGGGCGCGCTGCCTCCGGTGCTGCTCGGCGCGACCTGGGACTGGTGGGCGCGTTACGAGTCGGCGATCAACCACGCCTACGACGACTTCCCGCTCTGGGGCATCTGCGCCTACGACCGCCGGGGCACGCCCGCGCACGTGCTCGCCGATGTGGCGCGTACCCATCCGCTGGTGGCGCGGCCGGACGGCGGGCACGAGCCGGCCGGTCTCTACACCGAGCCGACGAGTTACCTGACCGAGTACCGCCCGGCGCCCACGGACCCGGTGCAACGGACCGCGCCGCTGGTCGAGCTGGTCGACCCGACGCCGGCGCGCGCACGCGCGGAGGTCCGCGCCGCCGACCGCGGCCTGCTGCCGCCCGACGGCCTCGACGGCCTGGTCATCGCGGTCAGCGAGGTGGTCAGCAACGCGCTGCGCCACGGCGAACCGCCGGTGCGCCTGCGGTTGTGGCGCGCGCCGGACCGGATCGTGGTGACCGTCCACGATCGGGGGACGGGCCCCAAGGACCCGTACGCCGGGCTGCTGCCGGCCGGTGACGGTTCCGACGGCGGGCTGGGCCTGTGGATCAGCCACCAGAGTTGCGACCATGTGACGTACCACAGGGACGCGGGCGGCTTCACCATCCGTCTGACGGCGGGGAACCCGCACTTCCCGGTCTGA
- the pip gene encoding prolyl aminopeptidase: MTGLHPPVEPYATHRIPVGDGHVLYVEEVGRRDGVPVVFLHGGPGGGLVPAARRFFDPARHRTVLFDQRGAGRSTPHGEVRANTTWHLVSDLETIRQRLGIGSWLVFGGSWGTTLGLAYAQAHPRRVTGLVLRGVLLLRRGERDWFYQGGLRHLQPEEWERFVAPIPADERDDVLAAYHRRLHGPDEARAREYARAWGRWEAVNSSLRPDPEMLAHFTADEHALPVARILSHYAVNGGFLTEGQLLDGVDRIRHLPAVIVNGRYDLCCPPVSAYDLARRWPEATLRIVPEAGHSAAEPAVTREVLRALDEVTARVESPAGEPGHPEAPLAGSAG, translated from the coding sequence ATGACCGGCCTGCACCCGCCCGTCGAGCCGTACGCCACCCACCGGATCCCCGTCGGTGACGGCCACGTCCTGTACGTGGAGGAAGTCGGCCGGCGCGACGGCGTACCCGTGGTGTTCCTGCACGGCGGGCCCGGCGGCGGCCTGGTGCCCGCGGCCCGCCGGTTCTTCGACCCCGCACGCCACCGGACCGTGCTGTTCGACCAGCGCGGCGCCGGCCGCAGCACCCCGCACGGCGAGGTGCGCGCCAACACCACCTGGCATCTGGTGTCCGACCTGGAGACCATCCGCCAGCGGCTGGGCATCGGCTCCTGGCTGGTGTTCGGCGGGTCGTGGGGCACCACGCTCGGCCTGGCGTACGCGCAGGCGCACCCGCGGCGGGTGACCGGCCTGGTCCTGCGCGGTGTGCTGCTGCTGCGGCGCGGCGAACGGGACTGGTTCTACCAGGGCGGGCTGCGCCACCTCCAGCCCGAGGAGTGGGAGCGGTTCGTCGCGCCGATCCCGGCGGACGAACGCGACGACGTGCTGGCCGCGTACCACAGGCGGCTGCACGGCCCGGACGAGGCGCGGGCCCGGGAGTACGCGCGGGCCTGGGGCCGGTGGGAGGCGGTCAACTCGTCGCTGCGGCCCGACCCGGAGATGCTCGCCCACTTCACCGCCGACGAGCACGCGCTGCCGGTGGCCCGGATCCTGTCGCACTACGCGGTGAACGGCGGCTTCCTGACCGAGGGCCAGTTGCTCGACGGCGTGGATCGGATCCGGCACCTGCCCGCCGTGATCGTCAACGGCCGCTACGACCTGTGCTGCCCGCCGGTGTCCGCGTACGACCTGGCCCGCCGGTGGCCGGAGGCGACGCTGCGGATCGTGCCGGAGGCCGGGCACTCCGCCGCCGAGCCGGCCGTGACCCGGGAGGTGCTGCGCGCGCTCGACGAGGTGACCGCGCGGGTGGAGAGCCCGGCCGGCGAGCCTGGTCATCCGGAAGCGCCGCTGGCAGGATCGGCCGGGTGA